The DNA region TATCTGAAACTAATTTCTGAAATGttccttttaataaatattctaaaattcttttctaaaatgttcattttaataaaaattcttaattttaaaatttcattttcgatgaaagaataaatttaaatgcaaagttTATACCATTTTGAAAATGCTATTCGTACCATTTAAGTtaccattttgaaaatgatattcgTACCATTTTAggtatcattttgaaaatgatattcgtggaagcttaattttttctcaaaatggaAGTTATCGTATCACcaattagcaaaattaaattcaaaaatgtgtcTTGCATCATTTCAGTTCTCACCGCGcttgtaaaatgtataaaaccTAACAAATAACTGAAGAATGACATGGAAGTAGCATATTAAACGTTAAATGTTGTTTATTTCTTACGCTTAtagagaatttgaaaattagccATAAAATGAATTCCCGCCTTGGCGGTGAAAGTCTTAACTAAACAACGTCGAATTGCCTTCACGAAATAAAGCTGTGTACAcaggttgaaaaaaaattagccgcGTGCTCATCTCCCTTAGAAGCCACTTGCTTGTAATTCATGCCAAATCACCGGTACACGTTTCATATTTTCTCTCGCTCTTTGGATAagtgatttaaagaaaaaagaaaatgtggtTCTCCCCTAAGATAATCACTATTTTATCAGTGACTATAACTTTTTCCTTTACTAATGCCATTGTCGTGAGACAAGAGAATTCATTGTACGGACCATTCGAAGgtaaatcttataaatttttaagtaaatacaaTGCCATTTGTCATAATATATCATTGCTATGTACAGTGCCATAAAGTAAAGTACAGTTCATTTGATCTCCCAGAgctattcgatcgatttcgcttaagttttgtattttgatacgtaaaattgcattctttaaaaaaagtgtaaaaaaattgtttatcttacaattcaaaaatttgactattgtttcataaaataaatatttaattattgtttcataaaataaaagtataaaatatttactaaaagttatattttttaatggaactatctttggataaacgaaatttgtaattgtgttcaaaaaactttcaattcgcTAGTAAAATTACGAAACTTTGGACCCTTCGCCGGACCAAACTATTAGTACCATATTTCCAAGATTGCCGCTACCCCCTATATTACAGAGGCCACAAATcggaatccatcgaaaaaaggtatgtttattcagaggaattatgttttttttttctgtgcgtctcatttcctaacttaaaatttcgtctgaactaattaattagcatattcgaaGTCACCTCCTAGAACttttaagattaagtcctagaacgtgaagatacgatcattagatcaaaagttattcagggtgatccgtgttttattttgtacatcGTACGCATCtagatattgttttaaaaagtaaaaaatattacacaaaaataattttcagcacGTTTTTGAAGATAACTAAATACattcaaatgcttaaaaattttatattcaagcaGGAAATCTTCACTGCGAGATGGTGATGGTCGCGtaagagataattttaaatcgaCTCAGCAAACAAACGggttttacttacattttaatagcAATAAGTATTAGCAGTAGTAGTAGTATTCCATTTACGTCACTCTGTGGCTACGCAATGGACTAGTGTAAACGGTtagggaaacatccctgagaatgatctgAAGTAATgacatcataattttgatcctctgatcCCCGATTCGATTGCCCGACGACCTATTCGCGGAGTTCagaactttacggtagaacagtttaacgtgGACAGATACCTTGCTCCCTCGGTCCTTTAGCAGaatgatcaaagtggtcacacAGACCGCAACTTGACTccggtgatctactgggaaccatgtcttacgATCTATGGggcagtgtttttttttaatctacccAAATGTAGTACTGATAAAACATTTCAGTAAAATGAGtagaaaataattcagataTAATCCAAATTCTGTTAGATAAGGTGGTCTTTCTAACCGTCGGATGGTAGATTAATAAGGGCACCTATGCTTAACTCATTAATGCTCAGctacaaaaagtttttgttactaACAATGCAAATATGATGTgtctaagaaaaatatatgcatatgaAAATCACATAGGGGAAGAAAGTGGTAGTCCATATCTGTCTAcataaaatcgatattttttgttacCTACCAATATAGCAGAAGAAAATCATCATtacttcaaatcaaaatatatatacctaaattatttatttaattaattagtttttgcaaaacaaattctaaaaatgagaAACTTTGGTTACTACTTTTCTCTTCTTTAATAAAAGGACTGTCCTTTTAAATGATACTTATCTAGAAAGTTGACTTAAATGAAGAGACAGCGCAGGCTATTGCAATGGGcctcattaaaatttctaaatcctTTGAGTTGAAAAGCTGCTGGTAAAAATGGTTTAATGAACTATATATACACAAACGGCAATTGTTTGATAAATCTGgctgttcaaataaaaatattaatattgtataaaattaaaagaaaaaaaactagttgtTTCAgctttttctaagttttatttttattatttgtaacatGCTCTTAGTGtttcagtatatatataaagggTTGGCTGCcagttataagaaaaatttaaactgtggTATACAATGAATGTGTACAGAGCAAACAAACGATTACCCAATGTCGTTTTCATTGCTTAAACAACTCTAAAGAAATCATAACTTTAATAAGTCACTTTTACTTGACATTGTAAACACTACCcaaaaacaacaatatataaattaagaaatatgttaCCGAATATTTTACTACTATTAAAATAGTAGACAAAAGGAAAATaactcataaattaaaaataagaaaaattggtaACATCCATTTTATGATTCAATAACTGCCTGAGTTTTTTTGCCGCAccctgaaaattttcaaaattagtattcccggaaaattttcaaaactattcgCGAATTTCGGTCTTTTTCTCCCGCTACAAATTGCAACTTTAAGTTTAATAGCTTGTTGATATTTAATAtcttgtattaattaatttttgcgaattcaataatttttaagtttttaaaatttgcttcattCTGTTAAGTTTTGTAAAGAATATGATTTGGTTTGGGaacaatagttataaaataccTTCCTGATCATTCGATATATTCTAAAGACAGTAACGTATGTAGAATTCAGTGCGCTGCCCTGCAAGATTTATGCGTCCTATATTAGACTTACCTGCCACaagtcctgggttcgatcctcgggccgggcaaggttgactcagcctttcatctcttcagtgggtcgataaatgagtaccaagcatgcttgggaactaaacactggggttTTGCTtttggctgaccacctaactggaacatctgctcctgcaccccagagcccaaggtcaagaaaactgcaCAGtagagatgggcacagtaggccttggccctctatgagctgtcgcaccactgagttaagtttagttttattagactaaccataaaaaattcaaaattataatacgaAACAAAAACACTGTGGTGAagcgatatttatttatttataataaattattttattttaattatagaaaataaaaatagtatttgagATGAAAAGATAGAATTAAGGTACTAAATTGAATgcagaaatcaatttttttgttaacaataggacatattttaacataaatcgCTATCTTATAGTAATTATATTCAACATTTAGTTaaggattattattatttataaagaaaaatagtttgaataattgaaaaatattttgaattcaaatctGCGTAACTTTGAATTCTACTTGCTTTTTCTTGAATTTGCTAAAACGCCGTGTATCATCTCTTCCAGACAGACTTTCACTTACTGTTCActgaaattatgttaaaaaacgAGACGATCTAACGAATTACTACTGAAGAAATTGGgagtaaataatcaaaatctcCTTGATAGTAAAAAAGAGGCAACCAAGAGTTGAAAAACGATAATTGGAAGTTTTATCACAGAAAGCGTAACTGGCTTTGATATTTATCAACTAGTATATCTCATTGTGGAATCAACggattttaaaaagcattttcgtCCAtcccttttaaatattatttgacgCCCTTTACTATGCATGCTTCTGTGACTTCATTTTGTCAAGGActctaaaaatgcatattaagaaCGCACGTTATGAAATAATATCTTATCAATCTATTTGagtatctttttattattttacaatgcccacctgtgttaacatccgtcaattcaagCATAaacagggcgattttgttggcctctctttcaggggcaccatattaggtcggccaacgtcgctcccacagtgagaacagatagtacagagaaggaaagaacatccatgccttgcccgggattcgaacccagaacctttctgatgcgaggacagttccctgcccccaaCACCGGCCGGTCGtctatttgtgtatttttaattttctaattcaaaCTAGCAGGAATATTATAATAGAGAAGCGCGTAGAAAAGTGTTGACTCACGTTTTAAATCACTGGATTAACCATGTCTAGCGAAGCCTTTTACCTTTATACCTTTTGGAGGCGGCTGGTACAGCAGTTGTATTCTAAGTTAATAAAGTAATAGTGTTATGAAAGTTTACATATGAGATAAGTTAACATATGAGAggcaaatattgattttttgcgATACcatatttgtttcatatttaaagaaagtataaCATATGATATCAAAGTATAACATATGATAACATGTCTCTTAGACATCAAAtgcttttatacaaaaaaaaaaccctaaaaAAAGCAGTCTGGGTACAACTGTTGTTCAAGTCATTTGCAAGAAGTTAATATCGATCAAGAACTTTCAAAAAGGAATATGCAGTTCATGcgtatttaaaattcagaaaattaccCTCATTCCTAAATACAGCGAATTCTATCTAATATAGCCTTAATTTATGTTCACATTTTCTCAGCATTATCCCGTGGTGTTTTAAGCAGATGTCCAGTATTAATGTTATAAGTATACAATTCAAGTATACAATTATAATAAGTATACAATTCAATTTCACGGTTAAAAGAACAAAGGCTTAATGTAATGAAACTCGTTGCAAATATATACTTATAGTACGAagcttacaaataaaattcgtGAATATGGAAGTAGAGCAATCAATTTGAATCGATTTAATAGTGAATAGTTTACGATATTGCTATTTCAGACATAAACACAGCGTTTGAATTTTTCAGCCGGAGCACCAAATGTAGCTCATTGGGATTTAACAGGATCTGCTGAATTGGCTCAAACCTTCGTTCGTCTCACCCCTGATGAAACAGGAAAACAAGGAAGCGTTTGGAATACTTACGTAAGTTATTACTAGATATATACTTTGATTATAGTAGCAATTTTATTCTTACTGCAATCAAATTACAGTTTGATGTAGACATTTGAATTAACTAGCCggttgatttgtttatttttgagagaaCGAGGACCGAGGTGTGTCATAAAAATCCCTCAGAATCTTGTGAGGGGTTTTGGTTGAAAGAGGAGAGGGAGTAAAAggtgaaaataaacttaaatattgagaaaagaaAGCGATATAACCGATGTAGTTTTTACACTGAATCGAATAAAATCAAACACAAGTGTCAACAGAATAATCGTTTTAGAATCAGCTAGTAATCGGTATTCACGCATCTAACATTGCTATCTAGACAATTGTTTTAACTGTGCATTAAATTAGACCAAACAGGAGTCAACGGAACTAATTAGTTTCAAGgatatttatgcataattatttaataatattttgcatgaattaaatttttataacttttaaacaatgTGGTTTGTGTaaaatacaccgaagagccattacattaggaccaccctccatctataacagtGGGCTCGctcaggttttcatggtttctcgcccaggaacaatgttttaatGGGGCACATTAGAACCCATAATCCTtttagaacaatccctgacgtctgtaagctacttgaacatagttgtagaccaggttcacccattcatggcaacagttttttctgcgggggatggtgtttaccaacaggataatgcaccatgttataagggtcgaatcgtcatggattggttcgaggaacattccagtgactttcaagtcatgtcttggcccccaaattcacctgaccttaatccaatagagcatttgtggtcctacttggaaaaccaaattcgtgctgccacgctaccccctcgcaatgtgagggaattgcaggaccagttggtgagcgcttggtaccagatacctcagactacctatcagcaccttgtggaattaATGCcacacggcgggtgctagcagtttttagggctaaaggtggtactacatgttattagcagggtggtataatgtaatggctcttcggtacATATACAATAAACAATACCTCACTCGTTTAGATTGTAatttgaaaagtacttaaaagaaCGAGTCAAAATTAGTGCTTTTTgacataactataaattttgcaACTTCTAAGGTATAAAGTGGAGAGGTAATCGCAAAGCGATGTGCTATTGTTAGCGATAATtcgaataatataatatattatttaaaattatgtcgtaattttaatagataaaaatattttgaattaaaagttataaaaaaataatcgtaaaaaaaacagtttaaaatgttcagatattattttattaaaaaaattaacttgattatgacaaaaattaattattaaaataaaaactaataaaataaactaatttattaaaataaaataaatttaaaaatcagtaatttttcatttaaaaagtattagtttcataaaatattttcatacattttctcttttataatatCCTACCAATTCCTTCTGATTTAtgttttcatacataaaattattttaaaactacattgaaAAACATCCTCTTAGACTGCTTGAAACCCACTCAGCTTCAGGCCGATGGTTACCAGCTTGTCTAAGAAGTAAAGGCGTGCGTATTATCAAATCACTGTGTCAAATTCAAGAAATTATAAACCCCAAAACCCCAGGTTCACAACGGGGTGTACAAGTGTTACTTTACTTCTCATAacacaaatgtaaaatataaaagaaatgcaagaaaatatttaaagaaattcttttattgGTTTCGTGAATCACAGTCGACAAATCAATTAGACCTTTTGTTTGATATGACTAATAAATACAATGACAATAAACATGagtgtttttataaacatattttgtattgtatgcatttttttacagcCAGTTCTGCAGCATGATTGGGAACTTCATATGCAGTTTCACATTCATggcaaaaatgtaaaacatgGTCAAGGAAATGGATTGGCCATTTGGTACACAAGAGACATATTACAAGGaggtaatatttcattttattcattttcataatcAAATGAGCATTTAACTAAGTcagtaatattgaaatttaaggtCTCCAAATCGGCGACATTTTGTCATTTTCTCCACAATTTCTcctgatatttaatttttagctgtTATGCACGGTGAATTTTATCAACTTAAAGGAAGGTTTTGTACATCATAAGGAATGAGAATTGCACAGCAAGCAACCCATGGCCGGAAATATCATCGTATGCCGCTAAGGGTTCTTTCTTATCATGAATTGGTTGCTGGCATACATTTAAGCAGCtacttttatttctctaaattttaaattatctaataattttttttccatttaaattctCACAGAAATAGCTTTTCTATTGTAGTCTATTGGTTTGCCAACCAAATTGGCGAGCTCTGGCACTTAGTCGCCAAATTAATAATACTACAATAAAACAGCTGATTCCGAGCCTATTCGAATGCAATGTTTTTCACTCATGAtgagaaaacattaaattaaaataattcatacaaaTAAAAGCAACAGTTCCAATGTGCGCGAACAGCCAGTTCATAATAGAGAAGTATCACCAGTATCGTATGATGATATTTTCTATCATGAGTTGCTATTCACTTCTCAATCATTATAATGTGCTCAATTTCTCCATCAAGTATGTGACCTCTGTGCAGAAACACCACGTTAAAAAGTACAGAAAGTGACTGCTTTAACAATGCTTGTGAAGTGGTTTTAGAAGTCTTGCATAATGGTTAAGCCAAATTTCGTAGAATGGAACTATGGTCTGGGGCTGTTTCTCATGGTTTGTACTAGATCCTTTGGTCTAAGGTTCAATGTAAACACTTACTGCACTATTAAGAATGACAGCGAGCTTTCTATGTTGTAGCAGTCTTACGGATTGGACCCATGTTGCTTACAAGACGACAACGCTAGCTGTAATGTTGCCCGGTCCTCCATGGATTGGTATGATTGCAATGAATCAAATCAGCTTCTCTGCCCATAGCATATAGTTTAGGAAGAACGAAATGATTCCACATTGTTCTGCATTATAATTGCAGTTAAGTTGGAATGGTACTATGTTTGAATACACACAGAAATTCTCCCCTAACAACGTATAAGAACAACACAAATAATATAGTTAACATATATATAGACTATTGTTTCGGCAAGTATCCATCAATGCGGTACCACAGAATATGGCTTTTCTGTGTTGGAGCTGATGATGGTATACTGATAGGAATGCCAAAACTGTCAAGTCACGGTGACACAGGTGACAGGTTCGGATCCCAGCGAaggctggttgatacaaattctgctccaGGCTCGCATCAATCACAGtgctaacttaaaatatcctcagtggttgatagatcatgggttagaatcatcatgccgtcaggctaatcgtatgaatttttgtggtttttctctaaatgaaacgcaaatgcggctagttccatcaagaagttcTCCGTGAATGCTAGTTCGCCCCAATGTTTAATCCAGAAGCTCCTTAGTCTTTTTGGCATGTTCGAAATTAtgagactacggagttgaacgttgaTAGTCGTAAACATATAcacacacaaagaaaaaaaaaaggtctgcTGCTGTTTATTGCAggttataaacaaaataacaaaacgaTCGTCTGTCTCTGTTAACTATATTTCGCGTACTCTTATAAGTTATTGCTCTTCTATATGGTTTTGACCATAAATGTGGTTTAAAACCATTGCTTGACTATTCGAACAttatttgatgttaaaaaaaattttcgtactcgaaaaaaaaaattctttttcgatttcattccattttagaaaatgctgcttagaatttaatttctatttctaaaaaaaaagaaaaaggaaaaagaaaaggaaaaaaagcacACACACAATTTGTtctatttcctttatttactaaatttcttaccttaattgtttaatatttatataatattagtaacAGTTAGAAATGATGAATTTTGCatcttaaataatgattaaaaaattgcttctgtGAATCTTACTTTctggttttgtaattttgatttatgttataattttcttttcagtgagCAGCCGTTAGAAATGTGGAAATTATTACATTTCCAATccatctaaataataaaatataaaaaaagttttaacatttttaatagcaaaaataaatttaaaaaaaagaaaagaaatggtcattactaaattttattctcaaatatcGCAGGCGTAGGGCCACCAAAAGTCCTAAGAATGCAGAGCACCGAGAAAATGCATCGCTTACTCCACCCTTGCCACTGCTCTGATATGTTGCTTCTTTCCTTAACTTTATtcatcatttcatttattattgcaatattttgtaggtagtttatttacgttgcactagagctgcgcaatgggctattggcgacggtcaaGGAATCGTCCCTGAAGATAATTCGAAGACACGCTATCTCAATTTTATGAGGCcatttcctcaatttagacatagaccTGAAGGGGCAGGAAATTTTCTTCTGATCCCTATACCCATGGTACTGCTCAGTGACCGACCACGTGACTTTCGATcccacagattttacgagcacaTATATTGCGTGTACTCAGTGGATCTTAACGGAACCGCGGGGACCACTgggcaaaatttttcaaaaatttatttcataaaaggtGATGGTCCCGCAGTGTACTGGtcgttaagacatggttcccagcagatcaccgaagtcaagcatcactggctgcggtcagtgtgcgggtgggtgaccacttggatcagtctgcgaaAGGaacgagggtgtgcggtattggtcctcgttgaactgttctaccgcaaagtactcgacttcgcgtgcaggtcgacgagctaccgaagcggtgttgccatcccctctgcagaggatcaaaattgcgatggcatgtcttcaatAGAAGTTCNcgggggtgccatcccctctgcagaggatcaaaattgtgatggcatgtcttcggatcatcctcagggaatgtttcccagaccgtcgcctatagcccattgtgcagctctagtgcgacgtaaatgaacaacaacaacataaaagttgatgagtaattattttgatttcaggTCCCGTGTTTGGCAATATGGATCATTTCAGCGGATTGGGAATATTTATTGACAATACAGATGATTACCTCAGACCACACAACGtgagtttgatatttttgaactaTCTCCTAGTCcttcattttatattgttaGATGGTCAAGCCATATTTGTGACAGTAAATGTCCTTGTAGCTTTTTAACTTCAAACCAAActaagaaaaggaagaaaattttgagTCTCGTATTTTTTTCCAGACAACTAATGTAGCATAGGTGCAACCCTTAATGCTCAACTACGtatctttgttattttaaacccAACTCAAAAGACAAGATGACGTTTGGGTCAATTCGTGGATGGCCTTTTGAATGTAACTAACTCCTATTACagttttaagaacaaaaattaacacaaaaacatTTCATGGTCTAACCCGGGGTTCAGAAAAATGGTCGATATGGGCCCCGGTAGTCGATATAGTATAATTCGAGGTCGATGAACGAATACCGATGCAATTCAATTGCAAATTTATCGACAGTAACgcattatacataattttagttttgaatgtcatttacaattataatatgttttgtaaCAGTAAATTCATCGCAGTTACAAGTAAAGATAACGtctaaaagtaaaatacttATTATCTTGTTCAAACGTGAATATTCACGTTCTACAGGTTATTGGAAAATGTTTGCACTGTCACTCCCTCCTTATAACCCTCTCTCTAACCAAAAGATAGTTGCCTTATGCTAACTGGTTTACCGTGATTCTAAAATTTGTTCGAATAGTTATCTCCTCAATGAAGAACTCCTTTACCTATATCGATTTCATCTATGGAAATTAATCTCGATATCTAATTCGAACTTTAACAATTTAGTTGTTTTACCCTATTATCCGAGAAATCATTCCTTGAATGGCGAAGATTGATTTCCCatctttcctttaaatttgagtttaaaatcaatttttttaaaatccataaacaaatttaaagatcCTTATTACAGATATTAATAGCTGGAGTATTTCATGTAAATGTGGTCTTGCTTATATTGGACAAATGAAACACATCCTTAAACTTCGACttaaagaacaagaaaaatatgtCCAAAATCAGGACATTTACCGATCTTCCATTTGCCCTGTATAGTTGGAATTTTAATCGCAAGTTTAAGTTTTCTTCTGCTAAAATCATTCAGCACTGCTCCTCATCAACCGAACTCGATTTCTAGGAATCATTCCacactttgaaaaattctaataataataatttttacttagagACATGtggtttaaaagaaagtaaactaACTCcgaaatgtgataaaatatttttttttgaaagaaattcaaCACATTCAGCGTTTTAGTTATTTCCAATTAGTACGTGAAATatgataagttttaatttttagcaattttcgCATATTGCAAGGTAATTTTAGGGTATATTTCTTTCGTCCATATGTCTCTAGaatgataaaatgtttatgTGCTATAAGACTGTTTAACAGGTTACTTGAATCTAATACCATTCTTGAGATtgtttcattgtaattaaaagcTCCAATCAATGAAGGTAAGCACAACTATATTTTTACACAGACAATCGCTTTGTAAAGAtatacaaacaaaaaagaataatttcaatatgtcttctaagtgataaaattatatCGAATGTTGTCCAAGGAAGATTTATAGGTCAagaagtttctttaaatttcgatATACATCTGTGTAAATCGAAATCTAAGGAAAGAATTTGAAAAGACATACCAACTGGTTACCAAAAGCGACAAATAGCggataaaagtattattatttttttaaattccaatttctACTGTTCTAACTCTTGTGTTCTTTCCTTTGATGTTACAGCACAGACATCCTTACATATCGGCCATGGTAAACAATGGAAGCCAGCCCTATGAACATAATGAAGATGGCACTGTACACCAGGTTGGGGGTTGTCACGCCCCCACCAGAAATCTCGAATGGCCCACTAAAATAGCCGTCTCATACATCAACTCAATCCTCACGGTGAGTGTTAAGAAATGCTCATTGGGAATTTAATTATTGCTCATAATAAGTTTAAGTTATGCTCataaagaagttaaataatGCCTATAGTAAATTTCATGAATGCTCAATGTAAGTGAAAGTTATGATATTGAAGAGTTAACGTAATGATAGtagtaaaattcattaatgCTCACTGTGAATGTAAGTTATGCTCATGGATAATTTAAACTCGAATGTCCATATAAATGACAATAATTGAGTTactagtttttatctttttgggagaaaaaaaatacaaaatagaaagtgaatatttttacgGTTAATGGGTTAGcacaaaattacttattttgatgCATGCATtatgatgaaaatataataatta from Parasteatoda tepidariorum isolate YZ-2023 chromosome 2, CAS_Ptep_4.0, whole genome shotgun sequence includes:
- the LOC107448291 gene encoding VIP36-like protein isoform X2, yielding MWFSPKIITILSVTITFSFTNAIVVRQENSLYGPFEAGAPNVAHWDLTGSAELAQTFVRLTPDETGKQGSVWNTYPVLQHDWELHMQFHIHGKNVKHGQGNGLAIWYTRDILQGGPVFGNMDHFSGLGIFIDNTDDYLRPHNHRHPYISAMVNNGSQPYEHNEDGTVHQVGGCHAPTRNLEWPTKIAVSYINSILTVFLDVEGKEQWIQCFRTEGIYLPTHYFFGVSAGTGEATSDNHDIVYITGLDMNQPEVQWEDRSFIIPFAENVLVHPKQSEVKETVEQLQHVEEQQEKLETKREVKREAPTTEKQKEADKTPTHRANIVVKGIYVIGIIIIFYVGYTLFKQYRARRQERIQKRLF